A stretch of the Desulforamulus ferrireducens genome encodes the following:
- a CDS encoding 4Fe-4S dicluster domain-containing protein: MIINKNEIAGILTKLAEEYRVIAPVKKDGLVQYAAIKNGEEACLDYANTKKPGKEILFPQSEELFNYTVSAEGVRMQDNVDKEATIVFGMRPCDVKSLVLLDNVFKNDQYTDVYYLTRRANTLIVGLGCNEPASTCFCTSMACGPFAKEGSDIFLTDLGETYFIEGISDKGKELLAKLGLSAASEEQKAAAAKLQTETKADGSINIEGLAEKLGGMFEHPFWDSLHEKCLGCAACTYLCPTCHCFDIADEAKDCEGCRVRNWDACMFPLFTLHGSGHNPRPGGKARWRQRLMHKFNYFVERYNATACVGCGRCIKNCPVNLDIRQALAEVRALD, encoded by the coding sequence ATGATCATAAACAAAAATGAAATAGCAGGTATACTGACCAAACTGGCAGAAGAATACCGAGTAATAGCCCCGGTGAAAAAAGACGGGTTGGTACAATACGCTGCCATAAAAAATGGGGAAGAAGCCTGTCTGGACTATGCCAACACCAAAAAACCGGGCAAAGAAATCCTTTTCCCTCAGTCCGAAGAACTCTTCAACTATACCGTAAGTGCTGAAGGAGTAAGGATGCAAGACAACGTTGACAAAGAAGCCACCATCGTATTTGGCATGCGTCCCTGCGATGTTAAATCCCTGGTACTCCTGGACAACGTCTTTAAAAACGACCAATACACCGACGTCTACTACCTGACCCGTCGGGCCAACACCCTCATTGTAGGACTGGGCTGCAACGAACCGGCCAGCACCTGCTTCTGCACCAGCATGGCCTGTGGACCCTTTGCCAAAGAAGGCAGCGACATCTTCCTAACCGACCTGGGAGAAACCTACTTCATCGAAGGCATTAGCGACAAAGGCAAAGAACTGCTGGCCAAACTTGGCCTAAGTGCAGCCAGCGAAGAACAAAAGGCCGCAGCGGCCAAACTGCAAACAGAAACCAAAGCAGACGGCAGCATCAACATAGAAGGCCTGGCAGAAAAACTAGGCGGCATGTTCGAACACCCCTTCTGGGACAGCCTGCACGAAAAATGCCTGGGCTGCGCAGCCTGCACCTACCTGTGCCCCACCTGCCACTGCTTTGACATAGCGGACGAAGCCAAAGACTGCGAAGGCTGCCGGGTAAGGAACTGGGATGCCTGCATGTTCCCGCTGTTTACCCTGCACGGCTCGGGACACAACCCGAGACCAGGCGGCAAAGCCCGCTGGAGACAAAGACTTATGCATAAATTCAACTACTTTGTAGAACGATACAACGCCACCGCCTGCGTAGGCTGCGGTAGGTGCATCAAAAACTGTCCTGTAAACCTGGATATTCGCCAAGCCTTGGCCGAAGTCCGGGCATTGGACTAG
- a CDS encoding (Fe-S)-binding protein, which translates to MSTENVAQVPEVIDFSKMDPKFRDEVMEKLKNIDWTQCLACGMCTAGCPYSDVHGNNDPRKFLRKLVLGMREEALKDPFIWNCTVCERCTVECPMGVNFGIITRGMRGQFGIPTPGFIDKVVNEHIESGNQMDVPPDEYMETIEWIEEELREELGDPDYKVNVGKKGAEFIFGLNAREIKYYSHELQEILKVFYYAKADYTLGEYRWDCTNLALFSGKNDDFCEIQRPFFEEAVRLGVKKIVVTECGHAFKSTVLFHEKFWDGPKFPIVSVLEVYDEWIKNGTLKVDPSRNPEPCTVHDPCNLVRKSGVLDANRNVMKAICADFREMYPNRQYNYCCGAGGGALAVPEAKPMRMEKAIRKVEQIDATGATTVAIPCHNCMDQFTDMNKEYKKGWKCTHITPLLAKAIVVPDWAKKKEEE; encoded by the coding sequence ATGTCTACCGAGAACGTTGCCCAAGTGCCGGAAGTAATTGATTTCTCGAAGATGGATCCTAAATTTAGAGATGAAGTAATGGAAAAACTTAAAAATATTGATTGGACTCAGTGCTTGGCCTGTGGGATGTGTACCGCCGGTTGCCCTTACTCGGATGTTCATGGCAACAACGATCCCCGGAAATTCCTGCGTAAACTGGTGCTGGGTATGAGGGAAGAGGCCTTAAAAGATCCCTTCATCTGGAATTGCACCGTTTGCGAGCGTTGCACCGTAGAGTGCCCCATGGGTGTAAACTTCGGTATTATTACCCGTGGTATGCGGGGTCAGTTTGGTATTCCCACCCCTGGTTTTATTGATAAAGTAGTTAATGAGCACATTGAATCCGGTAACCAAATGGATGTTCCTCCTGATGAATATATGGAAACCATTGAGTGGATTGAAGAAGAGCTGCGGGAAGAACTGGGTGATCCTGATTACAAAGTTAACGTGGGTAAAAAAGGTGCTGAATTTATCTTTGGTCTCAACGCCCGGGAAATTAAATATTACTCCCACGAACTACAAGAAATCCTCAAAGTATTTTACTATGCCAAAGCTGACTACACACTGGGCGAGTATCGTTGGGATTGCACCAACCTGGCTCTGTTCAGCGGTAAAAACGATGACTTCTGCGAAATTCAGCGCCCCTTCTTTGAAGAAGCTGTTCGTCTAGGTGTTAAAAAGATCGTGGTAACCGAGTGTGGCCACGCCTTTAAGTCTACCGTGTTGTTCCACGAAAAGTTCTGGGATGGTCCGAAATTCCCCATTGTCAGCGTATTGGAAGTTTATGATGAGTGGATTAAGAATGGCACCTTGAAGGTTGACCCCAGTCGTAACCCAGAGCCTTGCACCGTTCACGATCCCTGTAACCTGGTTCGTAAATCCGGCGTTTTGGATGCTAACCGTAATGTGATGAAGGCCATTTGTGCTGATTTCCGTGAAATGTATCCCAACCGTCAGTATAACTACTGCTGTGGTGCCGGTGGTGGCGCTCTGGCTGTACCAGAAGCTAAACCCATGCGTATGGAAAAAGCTATTAGAAAAGTTGAACAAATTGATGCTACCGGTGCTACTACAGTGGCCATTCCTTGCCACAACTGCATGGACCAGTTCACTGATATGAACAAAGAATACAAAAAAGGCTGGAAGTGTACTCATATCACTCCTCTGTTGGCCAAAGCCATTGTTGTTCCTGACTGGGCTAAGAAGAAAGAAGAAGAGTAA
- a CDS encoding FAD/NAD(P)-binding protein produces the protein MRNPYLPLPMKLVKNFTETSDKLIHTFTLEFLSQEDAENFKYAPGQFAEVMVYGKGEAPFGIASSPTEKGILKFSVAKVGVVSTALHMLEEGTIVGVRGPLGNSYPLEQLKGKSLTIIGGGFAFTTLRSTIQYILDPANRGDYGDLTVIYGARNPGLLLYKDELAAWDARPDINLITTIDREVEGWTGRVGFIPTVTKEVAPKSDYAIICGPPVMIKFTLPVLVECGFTPDRIIMSLENRMKCGIGMCGRCNVGSKYVCKDGPVFTKEQLDKLPNEY, from the coding sequence ATGAGAAACCCCTATCTACCGCTGCCGATGAAACTGGTGAAAAACTTCACCGAGACATCAGACAAACTCATACACACCTTTACCCTGGAATTTCTAAGCCAAGAAGATGCCGAAAACTTTAAGTATGCGCCGGGGCAATTTGCGGAAGTAATGGTCTATGGCAAAGGGGAAGCCCCCTTTGGAATAGCCTCCTCCCCCACCGAGAAAGGGATCTTGAAATTCTCCGTGGCTAAAGTGGGAGTAGTCTCCACCGCCCTGCACATGCTGGAAGAAGGCACCATTGTAGGAGTAAGAGGACCCTTAGGAAACAGCTACCCGCTGGAGCAACTAAAAGGAAAAAGCCTGACCATCATCGGCGGCGGCTTTGCCTTCACCACCCTGCGTTCCACCATCCAATATATCTTGGATCCAGCCAATCGTGGGGACTATGGAGACTTGACCGTTATCTACGGTGCCCGTAACCCTGGATTGCTGCTGTACAAAGATGAACTGGCGGCCTGGGATGCGCGGCCTGACATCAACCTAATCACCACCATAGACCGGGAAGTAGAAGGATGGACCGGTCGGGTTGGCTTTATACCCACCGTGACCAAAGAAGTGGCCCCCAAGAGTGACTATGCCATTATCTGCGGACCGCCGGTAATGATCAAATTCACCCTGCCGGTACTGGTGGAATGCGGCTTTACCCCGGACCGTATCATCATGAGCTTAGAAAACAGAATGAAGTGCGGCATTGGTATGTGCGGTCGCTGCAATGTAGGCAGCAAATATGTCTGCAAGGACGGCCCTGTGTTTACCAAGGAGCAGTTGGATAAGCTGCCCAATGAATATTAA